The Amycolatopsis coloradensis sequence ACGGCAGCGACATCACGAACTACTCACCGGACGATCCCCAGCGCAAGCGGTACCGCAAACCGCTGGTGGCGGGCACCCTCGACGAGGGCCAGGTGCTGCGGTTCGCGTGGGCGACGGCCGTCGTCGGCGCCCTGCTCTGGCTGACGGCCATCGCGATCGCGCCGCACCGTCCTGTGTGGACTGTCGTCCTGATCGTGGTCACCTATTTCTTCTCGCTGCAGTACTCCTGGGGCGTGAAGCTCAGCTACCACGGCTTCCAGGAGTTCTTCATCGCCGCGCTCGGCTGGGCGCTCGTACTGGCGCCGTACGGCCTCGCGTCCGGTGAGTTCACCGGTTTCGCGCTCGCCCAGGCGTTGCTCTTCGGGCTGGGGCCGCTGTTGTTCGGCGTGTACTCCAACACCAACGACGTCGACGGCGACCGGCGGGTCGGCAGGCCGACGGTCGCGGCGCTGACCTCGCCGCGAGGCAACATGTTCTTCGTGATCGCCGTGTCGGCCGCGGAGTTCGCCCTGATCTTCGCCGTGCCCGCGCTCGGCGGCCCGTGGTGGTTCCCCCTCGCGCTGCTCCCGACCCTCGTGGCGAGGATCTGGCAACTCTGGCTCGGGTTCGCGCTGGGCGACATCATGCGGGCCCGGCTGCTCGGCATCCGCATCCACCGGATCACCGTGCTGAGCCTGGTCGTGGTGAACCTGGTGGTGATCGCGTGACCGATGTCGAGGTGG is a genomic window containing:
- a CDS encoding UbiA family prenyltransferase, with translation MTTVAATRGKAYFRLAKLDIVDYYLGVVVVWTLLAPAARFDSGVLASVGVFLLGEVFVIAAMVALDDLTGYRDGSDITNYSPDDPQRKRYRKPLVAGTLDEGQVLRFAWATAVVGALLWLTAIAIAPHRPVWTVVLIVVTYFFSLQYSWGVKLSYHGFQEFFIAALGWALVLAPYGLASGEFTGFALAQALLFGLGPLLFGVYSNTNDVDGDRRVGRPTVAALTSPRGNMFFVIAVSAAEFALIFAVPALGGPWWFPLALLPTLVARIWQLWLGFALGDIMRARLLGIRIHRITVLSLVVVNLVVIA